Proteins encoded within one genomic window of [Enterobacter] lignolyticus SCF1:
- the purD gene encoding phosphoribosylamine--glycine ligase produces the protein MKVLIIGNGGREHALAWKAAQSPLVSTVFVAPGNAGTALEPALQNVAIGVTDIPELLNFAQNEKIDLTIVGPEAPLVIGVVDAFRAAGLKIFGPTEGAAQLEGSKAFTKDFLARHRIPTAEYQNFTDVEPALAYLREKGAPIVIKADGLAAGKGVIVAMTLEEAEAAVQDMLAGNAFGDAGHRIVIEEFLDGEEASFIVMVDGEHVLPMATSQDHKRVGDGDTGPNTGGMGAYSPAPVVTDDVHQRTMERIIWPTVRGMAAEGNTYTGFLYAGLMIDKQGNPKVIEFNCRFGDPETQPIMLRLQSDLVELCLAACDGKLGDKTSRWDTRASLGVVMAAGGYPGSYRNGDEIHGLPLEEVEGGKVFHAGTRLSDDDRVLTNGGRVLCVTALGNTVAEAQQRAYQLMTDIHWDGSFSRKDIGYRAIAREQN, from the coding sequence ATGAAAGTATTAATCATTGGCAACGGCGGGCGCGAACACGCGCTGGCCTGGAAAGCCGCCCAGTCGCCGCTGGTCAGCACCGTTTTCGTGGCGCCGGGTAATGCCGGCACCGCGCTGGAGCCTGCGCTGCAGAACGTCGCCATTGGCGTGACGGATATCCCTGAACTGCTGAACTTCGCGCAGAATGAAAAAATTGACCTGACCATCGTCGGCCCGGAAGCGCCGCTGGTCATCGGCGTGGTTGATGCATTCCGCGCCGCGGGCCTGAAAATTTTCGGCCCAACGGAAGGCGCCGCGCAGCTCGAAGGCTCCAAAGCGTTCACCAAGGACTTCCTCGCTCGCCACCGTATCCCGACGGCGGAATACCAGAACTTCACCGACGTCGAGCCTGCGCTGGCGTATCTGCGTGAGAAAGGCGCGCCGATCGTTATCAAGGCGGACGGTCTTGCCGCCGGTAAAGGCGTTATTGTGGCGATGACGCTTGAAGAAGCGGAAGCCGCGGTCCAGGACATGCTGGCCGGTAACGCCTTTGGCGACGCGGGGCACCGCATCGTGATTGAAGAATTCCTCGACGGCGAAGAGGCCAGCTTTATCGTGATGGTGGACGGTGAGCACGTGCTGCCGATGGCCACCAGCCAGGATCATAAACGCGTCGGCGACGGCGATACCGGCCCGAACACCGGCGGTATGGGCGCCTACTCCCCAGCCCCGGTGGTCACGGACGACGTTCACCAGCGCACGATGGAACGGATCATTTGGCCCACGGTGCGCGGGATGGCGGCGGAAGGAAACACCTATACCGGTTTCCTGTATGCCGGTCTGATGATCGACAAGCAGGGCAACCCAAAGGTTATCGAATTCAACTGCCGCTTCGGCGACCCGGAAACCCAGCCGATCATGCTGCGCCTGCAGTCCGACCTGGTTGAGCTGTGCCTGGCGGCCTGCGACGGCAAACTGGGGGATAAAACCTCCCGCTGGGATACCCGCGCCTCCCTGGGCGTGGTGATGGCCGCGGGCGGCTATCCGGGCAGCTACCGCAACGGCGATGAGATCCACGGCCTGCCGCTGGAAGAGGTGGAAGGCGGTAAAGTCTTCCACGCCGGCACCCGCCTCTCGGATGACGATCGGGTACTGACCAACGGCGGCCGCGTACTGTGCGTCACCGCGCTGGGCAATACCGTCGCCGAGGCGCAGCAGCGCGCGTATCAGCTGATGACCGACATCCACTGGGACGGCAGCTTTAGCCGCAAGGATATCGGCTATCGCGCCATCGCGCGCGAGCAGAACTAA
- the zraR gene encoding sigma-54-dependent response regulator transcription factor ZraR: MNVNIDVLVVDDDVSHCTILQALLRGWGYQVAIANSGKEALRQVREHVFDVVLCDVRMAEMDGIDTLKEIKALNPAIPVLIMTAFSSVETAVEAIKSGALDYLIKPLDFDRLQETLAQALAHTREPEGEPSPVSAAQCGMVGRSPAMQHLLNDIAMVAPSDATVLIHGDSGTGKELVARALHASSARGEKPLVTLNCAALNESLLESELFGHEKGAFTGADKRREGRFVEADGGTLFLDEIGDISPLMQVRLLRVIQEREVQRVGSNQTISVDVRLIAATHRDLAQEVSAGRFRQDLYYRLNVVTIEMPSLRQRREDIPLLAEHFLQRYAGRNRKAVKGFTPQAMDLLIHYDWPGNIRELENAIERAVVLLTGEFITERELPLAIAATPIKALPEHDILPLVEVEKEVIQAALEKTGGNKTEAARQLGITRKTLLAKLSR; this comes from the coding sequence ATGAACGTTAACATCGACGTACTGGTGGTGGATGACGATGTCAGCCACTGCACGATTTTACAGGCGCTGCTGCGCGGCTGGGGCTATCAGGTCGCAATCGCCAACAGCGGCAAGGAGGCGCTGCGCCAGGTGCGCGAGCATGTCTTTGACGTGGTGCTGTGCGACGTGCGGATGGCGGAAATGGACGGTATTGATACGCTCAAAGAGATTAAGGCGCTGAATCCGGCGATCCCTGTGCTTATCATGACCGCCTTCTCCAGCGTTGAAACCGCGGTGGAAGCAATAAAAAGCGGCGCGCTGGATTACCTCATCAAGCCGCTGGATTTTGACCGTCTGCAGGAGACGTTAGCGCAGGCGCTCGCGCATACCCGCGAGCCGGAGGGCGAGCCGTCCCCGGTTTCGGCGGCGCAGTGCGGTATGGTCGGCCGCAGCCCGGCGATGCAGCATCTGCTCAATGATATCGCTATGGTGGCGCCCTCAGACGCGACGGTGCTGATTCACGGCGACTCCGGCACCGGTAAAGAGCTGGTGGCCCGGGCGCTGCATGCCAGCAGCGCTCGCGGCGAGAAACCGCTGGTGACGCTGAACTGCGCGGCGCTCAATGAGTCCCTGCTGGAGTCTGAGCTGTTTGGCCACGAGAAAGGGGCGTTTACCGGGGCGGACAAGCGCCGGGAAGGCCGCTTTGTCGAGGCCGACGGCGGCACCCTGTTCCTGGATGAGATCGGCGACATTTCGCCGCTGATGCAGGTCCGGCTGCTGCGGGTTATTCAGGAGCGGGAGGTGCAGCGCGTCGGCAGCAACCAGACGATTTCCGTCGACGTCAGGCTTATCGCCGCCACGCACCGTGACCTGGCGCAGGAGGTGAGCGCCGGGCGTTTCCGTCAGGATCTCTACTACCGGCTGAACGTGGTGACTATCGAGATGCCGTCGCTACGCCAGCGTCGTGAGGATATCCCGCTGCTGGCCGAACACTTCCTGCAGCGCTACGCCGGGCGCAACCGCAAAGCGGTGAAAGGGTTTACGCCGCAGGCGATGGATCTGCTGATCCATTACGACTGGCCGGGCAACATCCGCGAGCTGGAAAACGCCATCGAGCGGGCCGTCGTTCTGCTGACCGGGGAGTTCATCACTGAGCGTGAGCTGCCGCTGGCGATTGCCGCCACGCCGATCAAAGCGCTGCCGGAGCACGATATCCTGCCGCTGGTGGAGGTGGAGAAAGAGGTGATTCAGGCGGCGCTGGAGAAAACGGGCGGCAATAAAACGGAAGCCGCCCGTCAGTTGGGGATTACGCGTAAAACGCTGCTGGCAAAACTGTCGCGTTAG
- the zraS gene encoding two-component system sensor histidine kinase ZraS, which yields MRMIRLHKDSAARWLSGALPAVVLLLVALFSVMVIRDYGRESAAARQTLLEKGSVLIRALESGSRVGMGMRMHHAQQQTLLEEMAGQPGVLWFAVTDAGGNIITHSDPAQVGKTLYSPREMRELTVDEQERWRRVSVAGDDAEPTPALEIYRQFQPLHASGKHMMPRCNAALPPDAGYQAIFIAFDARDLVAAQAREWRNTLIVLFALAAVLLATILTFFWYQRYQRSRLQLQEAMNRKEKLVALGHLAAGVAHEIRNPLSSIKGIAKYFAERTPEGGEPHELARVMAKEADRLNRVVSELLELVKPAHLALQSVDLNEVIAHSLQLVSQDAQSREIALRYTPNPGLCRIEADPDRLTQVLLNLYLNAIHAIGRQGTIEVEARECDGQRVKIAVRDSGKGIAPEQLQAIFTPYFTTKAEGTGLGLAVVQNIIEQHGGTIQATSVVGNGAVFTLYLPVKAKQQKD from the coding sequence ATGCGCATGATACGTCTGCATAAGGACAGCGCGGCACGCTGGCTGAGCGGCGCATTGCCTGCCGTGGTGCTGCTGCTGGTGGCGCTGTTCTCGGTGATGGTGATTCGGGACTACGGGCGGGAGAGCGCGGCCGCCCGGCAGACGCTGCTGGAGAAGGGGAGCGTGCTGATACGCGCGCTGGAATCCGGCTCGCGCGTTGGTATGGGGATGCGGATGCATCACGCGCAGCAGCAGACGCTGCTGGAAGAGATGGCGGGCCAGCCCGGCGTGCTGTGGTTCGCGGTGACGGATGCCGGGGGCAATATTATCACCCACAGCGATCCGGCCCAGGTGGGGAAGACGCTGTATTCGCCGCGCGAGATGCGCGAACTCACTGTGGATGAACAGGAGCGCTGGCGGCGCGTTAGCGTTGCGGGAGATGATGCGGAACCGACGCCCGCGCTGGAGATCTACCGGCAGTTTCAGCCGCTCCACGCGTCAGGCAAACATATGATGCCGCGCTGCAACGCCGCTTTGCCGCCTGACGCCGGGTACCAGGCGATTTTTATCGCCTTTGACGCCCGCGATCTGGTTGCCGCCCAGGCGCGTGAATGGCGTAATACGCTGATTGTTCTGTTTGCGCTGGCCGCCGTGCTGCTGGCGACGATACTGACCTTTTTTTGGTACCAGCGCTACCAGCGCTCCCGCCTGCAGCTGCAGGAGGCGATGAACCGTAAAGAGAAGCTGGTGGCGCTCGGGCATCTGGCGGCCGGGGTCGCGCACGAGATCCGCAATCCGCTCTCCTCCATCAAAGGGATCGCGAAGTACTTCGCCGAACGGACGCCGGAAGGCGGCGAGCCGCACGAGCTGGCGCGGGTGATGGCCAAAGAGGCTGACAGGTTAAACCGGGTGGTGAGCGAGCTGCTGGAGCTGGTGAAACCGGCGCATCTGGCCCTGCAGTCTGTCGATCTTAATGAAGTTATCGCCCATTCGCTGCAACTGGTGAGCCAGGATGCGCAAAGCCGGGAGATTGCGCTGCGCTATACTCCCAACCCCGGCCTGTGTCGGATAGAGGCCGACCCTGACAGGCTGACGCAGGTGCTGCTGAATCTCTATCTGAACGCCATCCATGCGATCGGGCGACAGGGCACGATTGAGGTTGAAGCCCGCGAATGCGACGGGCAGCGGGTGAAAATCGCGGTTCGCGATAGTGGCAAAGGCATTGCGCCCGAGCAGCTGCAGGCGATTTTTACGCCGTACTTCACGACAAAAGCCGAGGGAACGGGGTTAGGGTTAGCGGTAGTGCAAAACATCATTGAGCAGCATGGCGGGACCATTCAGGCGACAAGCGTCGTCGGCAACGGGGCGGTATTTACCCTCTACCTGCCGGTGAAGGCAAAACAGCAGAAGGACTGA
- the zraP gene encoding zinc resistance sensor/chaperone ZraP — translation MKRNKQTGLALVALSLMALASTPALARDGWGNHGGMWQQGGSPLTTEQQAAAQKIHDDYYAQTSALRQQLASKRYEYNALLTASAPDSGKINAVAKEMASLNQSLDESRVKRDLALAQAGIPRGGMGHGGCGGHMGGMGHW, via the coding sequence ATGAAACGGAATAAACAGACCGGACTGGCGCTGGTTGCGCTATCGCTGATGGCGCTTGCATCTACCCCAGCCCTCGCCAGAGACGGCTGGGGCAACCACGGCGGGATGTGGCAGCAGGGCGGCAGCCCGTTAACCACGGAGCAGCAGGCGGCGGCGCAAAAAATTCATGATGACTACTACGCGCAAACCAGCGCGCTGCGCCAGCAGCTGGCGTCCAAACGCTATGAATATAACGCGCTGCTCACCGCCAGCGCGCCGGACAGCGGTAAAATCAATGCGGTTGCTAAAGAGATGGCGTCGCTAAACCAGTCGCTGGACGAAAGCCGCGTTAAACGCGACCTCGCGCTGGCGCAGGCGGGCATACCTCGCGGCGGTATGGGTCACGGCGGGTGCGGCGGTCATATGGGCGGAATGGGTCACTGGTAA
- a CDS encoding DUF1481 domain-containing protein produces MAANSFNEGAVSPLLSGWRRALVLAGVVLLSACSRQSALPPFTASGYADNEGAVRIWRKDSDGETHLLAAFSPWHSGNTSLSEYRWQDDTLSLIELNIYGKPPEHVKVRFDSRGDLSFMQREVDGQKQQLSNDQIALYRYQAQQIRQTSDALRQGRVMLHQGRWHKDGSVTTCEGQTVKPDLDGQAISHIERRQSHSTVELSVAWLEAPEGSQLLLVANEDFCTWQPKAKTF; encoded by the coding sequence GTGGCAGCGAACAGTTTTAACGAAGGGGCGGTTTCGCCCCTTTTGTCTGGCTGGCGCCGTGCGTTAGTGCTGGCAGGCGTCGTGCTGCTCTCTGCCTGTAGCCGTCAGTCCGCGCTGCCGCCGTTTACCGCCAGCGGCTATGCCGATAATGAAGGCGCTGTGCGCATCTGGCGTAAGGACAGCGACGGCGAAACCCATCTGCTGGCCGCGTTCAGTCCGTGGCATAGCGGAAACACGTCCCTCAGCGAATATCGCTGGCAGGACGACACCCTGTCTCTCATCGAACTCAACATCTACGGCAAACCGCCGGAGCATGTGAAGGTGCGCTTCGACTCCCGGGGCGATCTCAGCTTTATGCAGCGTGAAGTCGATGGCCAAAAGCAGCAGCTTTCCAACGACCAGATCGCCCTGTACCGCTATCAGGCCCAGCAGATTCGCCAGACCAGCGATGCCCTGCGTCAGGGGCGCGTCATGCTGCATCAAGGGCGCTGGCATAAGGATGGCTCCGTCACTACCTGTGAAGGGCAGACGGTGAAGCCCGACCTCGACGGTCAGGCGATAAGCCATATTGAGCGCCGCCAGAGCCACTCCACGGTGGAGCTCAGCGTGGCATGGCTGGAAGCGCCGGAAGGTTCACAGCTGCTGCTGGTGGCGAATGAAGACTTTTGCACCTGGCAGCCGAAGGCAAAAACCTTTTAA
- the hupA gene encoding nucleoid-associated protein HU-alpha, translating to MNKTQLIDVIADKADLSKAQAKAALESTLAAITESLKEGDAVQLVGFGTFKVNHRAERTGRNPQTGKEIKIAAANVPAFVSGKALKDAVK from the coding sequence ATGAACAAGACTCAACTGATTGATGTAATTGCGGACAAGGCTGATCTGTCTAAAGCACAGGCAAAAGCTGCTCTGGAATCCACCCTGGCTGCTATTACTGAGTCTCTGAAAGAAGGCGATGCTGTACAACTGGTTGGTTTCGGTACCTTCAAAGTGAACCACCGCGCTGAGCGTACTGGCCGCAACCCGCAGACCGGTAAAGAAATCAAAATCGCCGCAGCTAACGTGCCGGCATTTGTTTCTGGTAAAGCACTGAAAGACGCCGTTAAGTAA
- a CDS encoding YjaG family protein, which translates to MLQNPIHLRLEKLESWQHVTFMACLCERMYPNYAMFCKQTEFADGQLYRRILDLVWETLTVKDAKVNFDSQLEKLEEAIPVADDFDMYGVYPAIDACVALSELIHSRLSGETLEHAVEVSKSSITTVAMLEMTQAGREMTDEELKENPAVEQEWDIQWEIFRLLADCEERDIELIKGLRADLREAGESNIGIIFEQ; encoded by the coding sequence ATGTTACAAAACCCGATTCATCTGCGCCTGGAGAAGCTGGAAAGCTGGCAGCACGTCACCTTTATGGCCTGCCTGTGCGAGCGTATGTACCCGAACTACGCCATGTTCTGCAAGCAAACGGAGTTTGCCGACGGGCAGCTGTATCGCCGTATTCTCGATCTGGTCTGGGAAACGCTGACGGTGAAAGACGCGAAGGTCAACTTCGACAGTCAGCTGGAGAAGCTGGAAGAGGCGATCCCCGTCGCGGATGATTTCGACATGTACGGGGTCTATCCGGCGATCGACGCCTGCGTGGCGCTCAGCGAGCTGATCCACTCCCGTTTAAGCGGTGAAACCCTCGAACACGCCGTGGAGGTGAGCAAGAGCTCAATCACCACCGTCGCCATGCTGGAAATGACCCAGGCGGGTCGGGAAATGACCGATGAAGAGCTGAAAGAAAACCCGGCCGTAGAGCAGGAATGGGACATTCAGTGGGAAATATTCCGACTTCTGGCCGACTGCGAAGAACGCGATATTGAGCTGATCAAAGGGCTGCGGGCAGACCTTCGCGAGGCCGGCGAGAGCAATATCGGTATAATTTTTGAGCAATGA
- the nfi gene encoding deoxyribonuclease V (cleaves DNA at apurinic or apyrimidinic sites) produces MDLATLRLQQQTLASSVIREDRLDVDPPRWIGGADVGFEQGGEITRAAMVVLSYPALELVEYKVARIATTMPYIPGFLSFREYPALLAAWEQLAQKPDLLFVDGHGISHPRRLGVASHFGLLVDVPTIGVAKKRLCGKFEPLSAEPGALAPLLDKGEPLAWVWRSKARCNPLFVSTGHRVSQDSALAWVQRCMRGYRLPEPTRWADAVASERPAFRRLQAIQP; encoded by the coding sequence ATGGATCTGGCGACGCTTCGCCTGCAGCAGCAGACCCTGGCATCCTCGGTGATCCGCGAGGATCGGCTTGATGTCGATCCGCCCCGCTGGATCGGCGGCGCGGACGTTGGGTTCGAACAGGGCGGAGAGATCACCCGCGCGGCGATGGTGGTGCTGAGCTATCCGGCGCTTGAGCTGGTGGAGTACAAAGTCGCCCGCATCGCCACCACCATGCCATATATCCCCGGTTTTCTCTCCTTTCGCGAGTATCCCGCGCTGCTGGCGGCGTGGGAGCAGCTTGCGCAAAAACCGGATCTGCTGTTCGTCGACGGTCACGGTATTTCTCACCCCCGGCGCCTGGGCGTCGCCAGCCACTTCGGGCTGCTGGTGGATGTGCCGACGATTGGCGTAGCGAAAAAGCGGCTGTGCGGCAAGTTTGAGCCTTTGTCTGCGGAGCCCGGCGCGCTGGCGCCGCTGCTGGATAAAGGCGAACCGCTGGCCTGGGTGTGGCGCAGCAAGGCGCGCTGTAATCCGCTATTTGTTTCTACCGGTCATCGTGTGAGCCAGGATAGCGCGCTGGCGTGGGTGCAGCGCTGCATGCGGGGCTACCGTCTGCCGGAGCCGACGCGCTGGGCCGACGCCGTCGCCTCGGAGCGCCCGGCGTTTCGCAGGCTGCAAGCAATTCAGCCCTGA
- the hemE gene encoding uroporphyrinogen decarboxylase gives MTELKNDRYLRALLRQPVDVTPVWMMRQAGRYLPEYKATRAQAGDFMSLCKNAELACEVTLQPLRRYKLDAAILFSDILTVPDAMGLGLYFEAGEGPRFTSPIASKADVEKLPVPDPEQELGYVMNAVRTIRRELKGDVPLIGFSGSPWTLATYMVEGGSSKAFTVIKKMMYADPQALHLLLDKLAKSVTLYLNAQIRAGAQSVMIFDTWGGVLTGRDYQQFSLYYMHKIVDGLLRENEGRRVPVTLFTKGGGQWLEAMAETGCDALGLDWTTDIADARRRVGDKVALQGNMDPSMLYAPPARIEEEVSTILAGFGHGEGHVFNLGHGIHQDVLPEHAGAFVDAVHRLSAQYHR, from the coding sequence ATGACCGAACTGAAGAACGATCGTTATCTGCGTGCGCTGCTGCGCCAGCCTGTTGATGTCACGCCGGTGTGGATGATGCGCCAGGCGGGCCGCTATCTGCCGGAATACAAAGCGACAAGGGCGCAGGCGGGCGATTTCATGTCGCTGTGCAAAAATGCGGAACTGGCCTGCGAAGTGACGCTGCAGCCGCTGCGCCGCTATAAGCTTGATGCGGCGATCCTCTTTTCGGATATTCTGACCGTTCCTGATGCGATGGGGCTTGGCCTCTATTTTGAAGCTGGCGAAGGCCCGCGCTTCACCTCGCCGATCGCCAGCAAAGCGGATGTCGAAAAGCTGCCGGTTCCCGACCCGGAGCAGGAGCTTGGCTATGTGATGAACGCGGTGCGTACCATTCGCCGCGAGCTGAAAGGCGACGTCCCGCTGATCGGTTTTTCCGGCAGCCCGTGGACGCTGGCGACCTACATGGTGGAAGGCGGCAGCAGCAAAGCGTTCACCGTGATCAAGAAAATGATGTACGCCGACCCGCAGGCGCTGCACCTGCTGCTCGATAAGCTGGCGAAAAGCGTCACGCTGTATCTGAACGCGCAAATCCGCGCGGGCGCGCAGTCGGTGATGATTTTCGATACCTGGGGCGGTGTGCTGACCGGGCGCGACTATCAGCAGTTTTCACTCTATTACATGCACAAAATCGTCGACGGCCTGCTGCGGGAAAATGAAGGCCGCCGGGTGCCGGTGACGCTGTTTACTAAAGGCGGCGGGCAGTGGCTGGAGGCAATGGCGGAGACCGGGTGCGACGCGCTGGGCCTCGACTGGACGACGGACATCGCCGACGCGCGCCGTCGGGTGGGCGATAAGGTCGCGCTGCAGGGCAATATGGACCCGTCCATGCTGTACGCCCCGCCGGCGCGCATTGAGGAAGAGGTGTCCACGATCCTCGCCGGTTTTGGTCACGGCGAGGGCCATGTTTTCAACCTTGGGCACGGTATCCATCAGGATGTTTTGCCGGAGCATGCGGGCGCGTTTGTCGACGCGGTACACCGCCTGTCGGCGCAGTACCATCGGTAA
- the nudC gene encoding NAD(+) diphosphatase, whose translation MDRIIEKLDRGWWIVSHEQKLWLPRGEIPYGEAGNFDLAGQSAMRIGEWQGDPVWLVQQARRHDMGTVRQVLDQDVGLFQLAGRGVQLAEFYRSHKFCGYCGHTMRPSKTEWALLCSHCRERYYPQIAPCIIVAIRRDDSILLAQHTRHRNGVHTVLAGFVEVGETLEQAVAREVMEESGIRVKNLRYVTSQPWPFPQSLMTAFMAEYDSGDIVIDPKELLEANWYRFDGLPLLPPAGTVARRLIEDMVAMCRAEYE comes from the coding sequence ATGGATCGAATAATTGAAAAATTAGATCGCGGCTGGTGGATCGTCAGCCACGAACAAAAATTATGGCTTCCTCGCGGTGAAATACCATACGGCGAAGCGGGAAATTTCGATCTTGCGGGGCAGTCCGCAATGCGGATCGGCGAGTGGCAGGGCGATCCTGTCTGGCTCGTGCAGCAGGCGCGCCGTCACGATATGGGCACGGTGCGTCAGGTGCTCGATCAGGACGTCGGCCTGTTCCAGCTGGCCGGTCGCGGCGTGCAGCTCGCCGAGTTCTACCGTTCCCACAAATTCTGCGGCTATTGCGGCCATACCATGCGGCCGAGCAAAACCGAGTGGGCCCTGCTGTGCAGCCACTGCCGCGAGCGCTACTACCCGCAAATCGCGCCCTGCATCATCGTCGCTATCCGCCGGGACGATTCGATTCTGCTGGCGCAGCATACCCGCCATCGCAACGGCGTCCACACGGTCCTGGCAGGCTTCGTCGAGGTCGGGGAAACCCTTGAGCAGGCCGTTGCGCGCGAAGTGATGGAAGAGAGCGGCATTCGGGTGAAGAACCTGCGCTATGTCACCTCGCAGCCGTGGCCGTTCCCGCAGTCGCTGATGACCGCCTTTATGGCGGAATACGACAGCGGCGACATCGTTATCGACCCGAAAGAGCTGCTGGAGGCGAACTGGTATCGCTTCGACGGTCTGCCGCTGCTGCCGCCGGCGGGCACCGTCGCGCGCCGCCTGATCGAAGATATGGTGGCAATGTGTCGGGCAGAGTACGAGTGA
- a CDS encoding Rsd/AlgQ family anti-sigma factor has protein sequence MLNQLESLTERVGGNNHFIDHWLLVRKHLLVAYYNLVGIKPGKGSYMRLNEKALDDFCQSLVDYLSAGHFNIYERIVGKMEGDNPLLATNKIYPLLEANTQQIMDIYDSSLENAIDDDNCMAFQKALSSLGEALDARFTLEDRLIVLAFDHRLKGGANNAGHIARPA, from the coding sequence ATGCTAAACCAATTAGAAAGCCTGACAGAACGCGTGGGTGGAAATAATCACTTCATCGACCATTGGCTGCTGGTACGTAAACATCTGCTCGTCGCCTACTACAACCTGGTCGGCATTAAGCCGGGTAAAGGCTCATACATGCGCCTTAACGAAAAGGCGCTGGACGATTTTTGCCAAAGTCTGGTCGACTATCTCTCCGCCGGTCACTTCAATATTTATGAGCGCATTGTGGGTAAAATGGAAGGCGATAACCCACTTTTAGCCACCAACAAGATTTATCCGCTGCTGGAGGCCAATACCCAGCAGATCATGGATATCTATGATTCCAGCCTGGAAAACGCCATCGATGACGACAACTGCATGGCGTTCCAGAAGGCGCTTTCAAGCCTTGGCGAAGCGCTGGACGCCCGCTTTACGCTGGAAGACCGGCTTATTGTGCTGGCTTTTGATCACCGTCTTAAGGGCGGCGCCAATAACGCGGGCCATATTGCACGTCCGGCTTGA